A genomic window from Nomascus leucogenys isolate Asia chromosome 10, Asia_NLE_v1, whole genome shotgun sequence includes:
- the ZNF441 gene encoding zinc finger protein 441 isoform X2: MDSVAFEDVAINFTCEEWALLGPSQKSLYRDVMQETIRNLDCIGMTWQTHDIEEDQYKDLRRNLRCHMVERSCEIKDNSQCGGPFTQIQDSIMNEKICGVDPWESSECTDVLMGRSSLNCYIRVDSEHKPCEYQEYGEKPYTHTQCGTAFSYQPCFQIHERPQHGKKLYDCKECATFSSLENLQRHMAAHHGDGPCICKLCGNAFIWPSLFHMLRRSHTEEKPYEYEQCSTAFPAYSSTLRHERTHSGEKSYQCKQCGKAFSCSCYTQLYERTHTGEQSYECKQCGKAFYHLGSFQRHMIVHTGDGPHKCKICGKGFLSPSSVRRHKRTHTGEKPYECKYCGKAFSDCTGFRRHMITHTGDGPHKCKVCGKAFDSPSLCRRHETTHSGEKPYKCECGKAFSDFYYFRNHEITHTGEKPYKCKQCGKAFICCTYLQIHERIHTGERPYKCKQCGKAFRSSNYIRVHEKTHTGEKPYECQQCGKALSHLKSFQRHMIMHTGDGPHKCQICGKSFDSPSSFRRHERIHTGERPYKCKLCGKGFRSSSYIQLHERTHTGEKPYGCQQCGKALSDLSSFRRHMLTHTGNGPHKCKICGKGFDYPSSVQRHERTHTGEKPYECKECGKAFSHSSYLRIHERVHTGEKPYKCKECGKPFHCPSAFHKHERTHSMEKPYKCKECGEAFHCISSFHKHEMTH; this comes from the exons ATG GACTCAGTGGCATTTGAGGATGTGGCTATAAACTTCACTTGTGAGGAGTGGGCTTTGCTGGGTCCATCACAGAAGAGTCTCTACAGAGATGTGATGCAGGAAACCATCAGAAACCTGGACTGTATAG GAATGACATGGCAAACTCATGATATAGAAGAAGATCAGTACAAAGATCTCAGAAGAAATCTAAG ATGTCATATGGTAGAGAGATCCTGTGAAATTAAAGATAATAGTCAATGTGGAGGACCCTTTACCCAGATTCAAGACAGTATTATGAACGAGAAAATATGTGGAGTAGATCCGTGGGAAAGCAGTGAGTGTACAGACGTCCTTATGGGTCGTTCATCTCTTAATTGCTACATTAGAGTTGATAGTGAACACAAACCATGTGAGTATCAAGAATATGGAGAGAAgccatatacacatacacaatgtgGGACAGCTTTCAGTTATCAGCCCTGCTTTCAAATACATGAAAGGCCTCAGCATGGAAAGAAACTCTATGATTGTAAGGAATGTGCAACCTTCAGTTCTCTTGAAAACCTTCAAAGACACATGGCAGCACACCATGGAGATGGACCTTGTATATGTAAGTTGTGTGGAAACGCCTTTATTTGGCCTAGTTTATTTCATATGCTTAGAAGATCTCACACTGAAGAGAAACCATATGAATATGAGCAGTGTTCTACAGCGTTTCCTGCTTATAGTTCCACTCTAAGACATGAAAGAACACACAGTGGAGAGAAATCCTATCAATGTAaacaatgtgggaaagccttcagttgTTCCTGTTACACTCAGCTATATGAAAGGACTCACACTGGAGAACAATCCTATGAATGTAAGCAATGTGGGAAAGCATTTTATCATCTTGGAAGCTTTCAAAGACACATGATAGTGCACACTGGAGATGGACCTCATAAATGTAAGATATGTGGAAAAGGCTTTCTTTCTCCCAGTTCAGTTCGAAGACATAaaagaactcacactggagagaaaccgtaTGAATGTAAGTATTGTGGGAAAGCATTCTCTGATTGCACAGGTTTTCGAAGACACATGATAACGCACACTGGAGATGGACCTCATAAATGCAAGGTATGTGGGAAAGCCTTTGATTCTCCCAGTTTATGTCGAAGGCATGAAACAACTCATTCTGGggagaaaccctataaatgtgaatgtgggaaagcctttagtGATTTCTATTACTTTCGAAATCATGAAAttactcacactggagagaagccatataaatgtaaacaatgtggaaaagccttcatTTGTTGCACTTACCTTCAAATACATGAAAGAATTCACACTGGGGAGAGACCCTATAAATGTAAacaatgtggaaaagccttcagGTCTTCCAATTACATTCGAGTACATGAAAAGACTCACACTGGAGAAAAGCCCTATGAATGTCAGCAGTGTGGAAAAGCACTTTCTCATCTGAAAAGCTTTCAGAGACACATGATAATGCACACTGGAGACGGACCTCATAAATGTCAGATATGTGGGAAAAGCTTTGATTCTCCCAGTTCGTTTCGAAGACATGAAAGAATTCACACTGGGGAGAGACCCTATAAGTGTAAACTATGTGGGAAAGGCTTCAGGTCTTCCAGTTACATTCAACTACATGAaaggactcacactggagagaaaccctatggtTGTCAGCAATGTGGGAAAGCATTATCTGATCTCTCAAGCTTTCGAAGACACATGCTAACACATACTGGAAATGGACCTCATAAATGTAAGATATGTGGGAAAGGCTTTGATTATCCCAGTTCAGTGCAAAGACATGaaagaactcacactggagagaaaccctatgagtgCAAGGAATGTGGTAAAGCCTTCAGTCATTCAAGTTACTTACGAATACACGAAagagttcatactggagagaagccgtataaatgtaaggaatgtgggaaaccATTCCATTGTCCCAGTGCCTTTCATAAACATGAAAGGACCCACAGTATGGAGAAACCCTATAAGTGTAAAGAATGTGGGGAAGCATTTCATTGTATCAGTTCCTTTCATAAACATGAAATGACTCACTAG
- the ZNF441 gene encoding zinc finger protein 441 isoform X1, producing MFQDSVAFEDVAINFTCEEWALLGPSQKSLYRDVMQETIRNLDCIGMTWQTHDIEEDQYKDLRRNLRCHMVERSCEIKDNSQCGGPFTQIQDSIMNEKICGVDPWESSECTDVLMGRSSLNCYIRVDSEHKPCEYQEYGEKPYTHTQCGTAFSYQPCFQIHERPQHGKKLYDCKECATFSSLENLQRHMAAHHGDGPCICKLCGNAFIWPSLFHMLRRSHTEEKPYEYEQCSTAFPAYSSTLRHERTHSGEKSYQCKQCGKAFSCSCYTQLYERTHTGEQSYECKQCGKAFYHLGSFQRHMIVHTGDGPHKCKICGKGFLSPSSVRRHKRTHTGEKPYECKYCGKAFSDCTGFRRHMITHTGDGPHKCKVCGKAFDSPSLCRRHETTHSGEKPYKCECGKAFSDFYYFRNHEITHTGEKPYKCKQCGKAFICCTYLQIHERIHTGERPYKCKQCGKAFRSSNYIRVHEKTHTGEKPYECQQCGKALSHLKSFQRHMIMHTGDGPHKCQICGKSFDSPSSFRRHERIHTGERPYKCKLCGKGFRSSSYIQLHERTHTGEKPYGCQQCGKALSDLSSFRRHMLTHTGNGPHKCKICGKGFDYPSSVQRHERTHTGEKPYECKECGKAFSHSSYLRIHERVHTGEKPYKCKECGKPFHCPSAFHKHERTHSMEKPYKCKECGEAFHCISSFHKHEMTH from the exons ATGTTTCAGGACTCAGTGGCATTTGAGGATGTGGCTATAAACTTCACTTGTGAGGAGTGGGCTTTGCTGGGTCCATCACAGAAGAGTCTCTACAGAGATGTGATGCAGGAAACCATCAGAAACCTGGACTGTATAG GAATGACATGGCAAACTCATGATATAGAAGAAGATCAGTACAAAGATCTCAGAAGAAATCTAAG ATGTCATATGGTAGAGAGATCCTGTGAAATTAAAGATAATAGTCAATGTGGAGGACCCTTTACCCAGATTCAAGACAGTATTATGAACGAGAAAATATGTGGAGTAGATCCGTGGGAAAGCAGTGAGTGTACAGACGTCCTTATGGGTCGTTCATCTCTTAATTGCTACATTAGAGTTGATAGTGAACACAAACCATGTGAGTATCAAGAATATGGAGAGAAgccatatacacatacacaatgtgGGACAGCTTTCAGTTATCAGCCCTGCTTTCAAATACATGAAAGGCCTCAGCATGGAAAGAAACTCTATGATTGTAAGGAATGTGCAACCTTCAGTTCTCTTGAAAACCTTCAAAGACACATGGCAGCACACCATGGAGATGGACCTTGTATATGTAAGTTGTGTGGAAACGCCTTTATTTGGCCTAGTTTATTTCATATGCTTAGAAGATCTCACACTGAAGAGAAACCATATGAATATGAGCAGTGTTCTACAGCGTTTCCTGCTTATAGTTCCACTCTAAGACATGAAAGAACACACAGTGGAGAGAAATCCTATCAATGTAaacaatgtgggaaagccttcagttgTTCCTGTTACACTCAGCTATATGAAAGGACTCACACTGGAGAACAATCCTATGAATGTAAGCAATGTGGGAAAGCATTTTATCATCTTGGAAGCTTTCAAAGACACATGATAGTGCACACTGGAGATGGACCTCATAAATGTAAGATATGTGGAAAAGGCTTTCTTTCTCCCAGTTCAGTTCGAAGACATAaaagaactcacactggagagaaaccgtaTGAATGTAAGTATTGTGGGAAAGCATTCTCTGATTGCACAGGTTTTCGAAGACACATGATAACGCACACTGGAGATGGACCTCATAAATGCAAGGTATGTGGGAAAGCCTTTGATTCTCCCAGTTTATGTCGAAGGCATGAAACAACTCATTCTGGggagaaaccctataaatgtgaatgtgggaaagcctttagtGATTTCTATTACTTTCGAAATCATGAAAttactcacactggagagaagccatataaatgtaaacaatgtggaaaagccttcatTTGTTGCACTTACCTTCAAATACATGAAAGAATTCACACTGGGGAGAGACCCTATAAATGTAAacaatgtggaaaagccttcagGTCTTCCAATTACATTCGAGTACATGAAAAGACTCACACTGGAGAAAAGCCCTATGAATGTCAGCAGTGTGGAAAAGCACTTTCTCATCTGAAAAGCTTTCAGAGACACATGATAATGCACACTGGAGACGGACCTCATAAATGTCAGATATGTGGGAAAAGCTTTGATTCTCCCAGTTCGTTTCGAAGACATGAAAGAATTCACACTGGGGAGAGACCCTATAAGTGTAAACTATGTGGGAAAGGCTTCAGGTCTTCCAGTTACATTCAACTACATGAaaggactcacactggagagaaaccctatggtTGTCAGCAATGTGGGAAAGCATTATCTGATCTCTCAAGCTTTCGAAGACACATGCTAACACATACTGGAAATGGACCTCATAAATGTAAGATATGTGGGAAAGGCTTTGATTATCCCAGTTCAGTGCAAAGACATGaaagaactcacactggagagaaaccctatgagtgCAAGGAATGTGGTAAAGCCTTCAGTCATTCAAGTTACTTACGAATACACGAAagagttcatactggagagaagccgtataaatgtaaggaatgtgggaaaccATTCCATTGTCCCAGTGCCTTTCATAAACATGAAAGGACCCACAGTATGGAGAAACCCTATAAGTGTAAAGAATGTGGGGAAGCATTTCATTGTATCAGTTCCTTTCATAAACATGAAATGACTCACTAG